Part of the Kordiimonas pumila genome is shown below.
CAAACCACCATCCATGAATATCAGATGATGGCGCAGTCTCTCCATCAAACCCTAATTGCCACCCTCCTGATCATCGCTGGCTTCAGCCTCTGGCATACATGGCAAGGGACAACCCCCTACGACCGTTACATCATCAAACAGTGGTTTGTGGCAGGGTTCAAGGTTGCCTTCTCAGGCCGCGAGACCGTCATGGAGTTTGAGGACGAAAGCGGTAAAACATATCTGATCTATGCTGACAGATACAGCCGCTCGAGCCTCGTCAAGAAGACGATGCGAAAGGCCCTTGATGGCGCCATCAAGGGAGGGCTTGTCGGGATCAGCTTAGGCTCCCTTATCACCCTTGCTGTCCTGTTATTCTTCTACCTGAAAGGCCGCCACCAGACGAAAGACTTTCACATCAGAGGCGCCCGTATTGGAACAGCGACGGATCTCATTCGCTTTTTTAGAAAGCGCGGCAAAAAGGGGGTTATATCCCTCGGCGGTATCCGTCTTCCAGCCTCTCTGGAACCCACCAGCATTGCCCTCGTCGGCGCCCCGCGCACTGGTAAATCCGTCCAGATTGCCTCCATACTGAAGGAGATACGGCGCGCCAAAAAACGGGCCATCATCTATGATTATGGGGGTAATTTCACCCGGCTCTTCTATAGGCCTGGTATTGATTTTATCCTCAACCCGACGGACGAACGGTCTGTCGAGTGGCGTCCCTGGTATGACGCTCTTGAACCCGCCCACTATGAGCAGCAGGCCGCAAGCCTCGTCCCCGAAAGCACAGGTGGTGACAGCTTTTGGCCCATCGCGGCGCGCACCGTCTATGTGGCCCTTACCCGCAAGCTCGCGAGAGAAATGCAGGACCCTAGTCTGCACCGCCTTCTATATTGGGGTCTCCAGTCGAACGCCGATGATGTCGTCGACCATCTAAAAAACACGGAAGCAGCGGCAGCCTTCTCAAAAGATAAAACCGCCGCATCCATTATGAGCCATCTGGCCTCTTATCTGAAGAGCTTCAACTATCTCCCCCAAAGCGGCAAGGCTTTTTCGATCCGGCACTGGGTCAGGAATGAAGAGAATGACAGCTGGCTCTTTATCGCCACGCGCGCCGATCAGATTGATGCCCTCCGGCCCCTGATCTCCATGTGGGTAGATATCGCAACCTCCGCCATTTTGTCTTTGCCGCCAAGTCGGACGCGGCGGATCTTCGGGGTTTATGATGAGCTTCCCACCATGAATGTTCTGCC
Proteins encoded:
- a CDS encoding type IV secretion system DNA-binding domain-containing protein translates to MANFFRTPFSTFIRGAQTTIHEYQMMAQSLHQTLIATLLIIAGFSLWHTWQGTTPYDRYIIKQWFVAGFKVAFSGRETVMEFEDESGKTYLIYADRYSRSSLVKKTMRKALDGAIKGGLVGISLGSLITLAVLLFFYLKGRHQTKDFHIRGARIGTATDLIRFFRKRGKKGVISLGGIRLPASLEPTSIALVGAPRTGKSVQIASILKEIRRAKKRAIIYDYGGNFTRLFYRPGIDFILNPTDERSVEWRPWYDALEPAHYEQQAASLVPESTGGDSFWPIAARTVYVALTRKLAREMQDPSLHRLLYWGLQSNADDVVDHLKNTEAAAAFSKDKTAASIMSHLASYLKSFNYLPQSGKAFSIRHWVRNEENDSWLFIATRADQIDALRPLISMWVDIATSAILSLPPSRTRRIFGVYDELPTMNVLPSLLTTLTNAPKYGGCHILGYQSHTLLKKVYGAEAAEAITGACALHCIYRAQDVATAEWAQKDLGDTETAETNEGYSYGVSQIRDGRTANIQRSTRPLILASEIRSLSNLQFYLNAGSGLPVVPLEIKYVNHPAVAESFIARLDQSMISDSPNAPTLVTKPAKSLFEAKNKSAPKRQKTAISKSIFTLPLFAKADKEQAPEEAPKEAKEEDAEKPHTPVRAKPISGPSDQTPPGQSET